Within Streptomyces antibioticus, the genomic segment CTACATATCTGCACGTCAGATGGCCTGGGATGGTTCCACCGCCGTCGATCGCCCGGAGACCGTTGCCCCGGCCTCCGCGACCGTCGATGCTCATGGTGTCGCCGGCGCCGCAGCGGCCGTCCCGCACCCGTCTCCACGGGTTCGCACCCGTCTTCACGGGCTCATTCACACATCCACGGGGGAACACTCATGCCCAAGCACACCCGGTCGACCGCCATGCTCACGGCGCTCACCGCACTGGCCGTCACCGGACTCACCCTCGGTACGGTCCTCACCGTACCGGCGGGCGCCGCCGCGCCGAAGGCGCCCGGCTTCCTCGCGGCCAAGGACCTTCCGCCGCACGCCACTTCCACCTGGTCCGCGGGCCGGGTCACGGCCGGTGTCCCGGAGGTCATCGAGCTGGACACCTGTCTGGGCATGGCCCTGGGCGGCGGCGGTTCGAACACCTGGCACCGCGAGTTCTGGACCGACCTGGACACCACCGCCCGCCAGGTCTCCGTCAAGGCGTCGAGCGTCAGCGCGGCCAAGGGCCGGTACACGCGGGTGAACAAGGACATCAAGTCCTGCGCGAAGCGGATCGAGCGGGCCTACCCGGAGATCGACGCCACGCTCCGCGACTACGGCACGCTCGCCGTCGAGGAGGGCGCCCATGTCTACGGCCTGCACGTGAAGAGCGCCTGGGGCTCGACCGACATCCGGCTCCTCGGCGTCGGCCGGGACGGCAAGACCGTGACGGTCGTCGACTGGGGTCAGATGGGGAACTTCGGGAACGCGCCGGTGAAGGCGTTCAAGAAGACGACGACCAAAGCCGTCAACAAGCTCCACTGACGGACTCCGACTCCGGCATCCCGTGCGGTCGATTCCGGCCAACTTCGACCGAGCGTGACCGGGGCGCCGAGGGGAGGCCGACGGCGGACGACCACCGCCCCGGCACCTCCGCGGCTACGACGGGATCGGCAGGGGCGGGTCGGCGATCCGGCGGAGGCGGGGTGGGCCGTCTGTCCTGTCGGCCGTCCTCCCGGTGTGCGGGCCCGGAAGCGGGCGGAGCGGACCGGTGACAGGACGGCGAACGCTCGGGGTGACGGACGGTGAAGGGGTGGGAAGCCGGTGCGCGGAGGGGGCGCACCGGCTTCCGCCATGCACCGGACACGCCGGTGTGCGCCGGTGCACGCGGGCGCGCGACGGCCCCCGGCCGCCCACGGCGCCGTAACGGAAGCTCTCCCTCCGGTGTTCCGTCGGTTTCCCGCGGCAGCTCGGCCAGGTGGCCTGGACCAGTGACAACCGTCGCCGGGCGGCGGTGTGCGGGCGGCTGACGGCCGGGGGCGGTGGGGCCGCGTGCGCCGGGAGCGTCGCGGCCGCCGCCGTACGGCGCGCTCCCGGCCCGGCGCCGGCCGTCCGCGCACCGGGCAGGGTCCGGCCGGGCCGTCGCGTCCGCCCGCCGTGTCCGCCGCGCCCCTCGCCCCGGCCCATCGCAACATGGCCGCAACATGGCCGAACACCCGGTCGTCCGCGACTCGACATGACTGGCCCGCCGCCGTCCGGGCAAGGATCCCCGTGAACGTGTTCGAGCAGGAGGGGACCGACATCGGCACGCGGGCGGGGGTCATGAAGAGGCAGGCACGAGGCAGCGGTCCGACGGCGATCGCGCACACCTCGGCGACAAGGCGGAACGTGGAGGACGACGACGAAGCCGGCGCCGTGGAGCGGGCGTCGCGGCTCAGCCGCAGGCTCGGGCGGGCGGATCTGCGGGCGGTGCCCGAGGCGCGCCGCGCCCTGCGCGAGCTGTTGCAGGGCTGGGGCAAGCCCGGCCGTTCCGAGACGGCCGAACTGCTCACCAGCGAACTGGTCACCAACGCGCTCGTCCACACGGACCGGGACGCGGTGCTGACGGCCACCGTGTCACCGGCCGGACTCCGGGTGGAGGTACGGGACTTCGTGGGCCGCCGGCCGCGGCCGCGCGTGCCGATCGCCGACGACGGCACGCACGGCCGCGGTCTGATCCTGGTGCAGGCCCTCGCGGACGCCTGGGGCGTACGGCCGCACGGCGTCGGGAAGTCCGTGTGGTTCGAGCTGGGCGCCGGAGCGGCGTAGCGTCGGCCGGACGGTCCCTGACGGTCATGGGGAACGGGAAGGGGCGCGGCCCCTGCGGGTCGCGCCCCTTCCCGTGTGTCGCCCGTCGATCAGCCGAACTGCTGCTCAAGGTCCTTGAGCTTGCGCTCCAGGGAGTCGAGCCGCGGCAGGGCCATCGTGTCGTCCTCGGCGGTGAGGTCGACGGTGAGCGGGTCGGAGCTCTGGCGGACCGGCTGGAGGGACGGCCGGTTGCGCACCGGGAGCTGCTCGGCCGAGTTGGCTATGGCAGGCTCCGCCGGGACCCGTTCGGCGGTCGCTCGCTCCAGAGTCGCCTGGGCCTCGAGCTGGCGGGCGCCGCCGCCACCGCCGCCACCGCGGCCGGGCCAGCGGCCGTGGCCACGGCTGATGGCCTTGAGCTGGGCGCGCTCGACGCGCTGCTGCTCACGGCGGCGCAGCTTGGCCTCCTCCTTGCGGGCCTTGTCGTCGCGGACCTCCTCGACGGCCTCGTCCAGGCTGCGCACGCCCTCCAGGAGCATCAGGGACCAGGCCCTGTAGGTCTCACGGGGGGCCCGCACCCAGCGCACCACTCGGATCTGCGGCAGCGGACGCGGGACCAGGCCCTGCTCGCGCAGCGCGGCGCGACGGGTCTGCTTCAGCGCGCGGTCGAAGAGCACCGCGGCGGACAGGGACATGCCCGCGAAGAACTGCGGCGCGCCGTCGTGCCCGAGGCCCCTGGGCGCGTGCACCCAGTTGAACCAGGCCGCGGCGCCCGCGAACGTCCACACCAGTATCCGGGAGCCGAGCGCCGCGTCACCGTGGCTGGCCTCGCGCACCGCGAGGACGGAGCAGAACATGGCCGCCCCGTCCAGGCCGAACGGCACGAGGTACTCCCAGCCGCCGGAGAGGCTCAGGTTCTCGCGGCCGAAGCCGACGAGTCCTCGGTAGGAGAGCGCGGCCGCGACGGCCGCACAGCAGAACAGCAATACATAGGAGGCGATGCCGTAGACCGCTTCCTTGCGCCTGCGGCGCTCCTCGCTGCGCTCCCACGAGTCGTCCGAACTCGTGTCCTTCCCCGAGGAGTTCTTGCCGCGCCTGAGCACCGCCACCGCCGCCAGCATGCCCAGGAGCAGTACGGCGCCCGGAAGCAGCCAGTTCAGCGATATGTCGGTCAGTCTCATCTGGGGTCCCTTGCATTGGGATAGGGCGTAACGCCCGCCATATTGGCCCACTCCCGGCGTCCCTCAGGGGATTTCGGGGCAAGAGGCCGCCAAGGAGGTGCAAGGGGATGCCCAGGGCGACGTTCTGCTCGAACTGCCGCATGAGGGGCGGGAGTTGAGTTCGAATAAGACTACCCGTACGGGTGGTTCGACGGAAAGTTCCCGCGACCGGTGAGGAAGTTGTGAAGTAACCGTAACCACACGGGGAGTGCTGTCGTCCGGTGATCTTACGGGACGTCAGCCGGCCCCCGTGCCAAGACGGCCGAACGCGGGCGTGAGGGTGCGTCAGCCGGCGGTGGCGAGGGTGAGTTTGGCGACCCGGTCGGCGTCACAGGTGCGCGGGCAGGTGTCGCAGGTGTCCTCGGGACGCACCGTGTAGAACATGCAGCAGCTCGCCCGGTCCCGGGTCGGCAGCGCCCGCCCGTCCGGGGCGGTCAGCTCGCGGAAGGCGGCCGAGCCGACGTACGGCCGGGTGCTGCCGGGCAGCAGCAGTTCCAGTTCGCGCCGGGCCCGCTCCTGCTCCTCGGGGCCGAGCAGCTCGGCGACGTACCACAGGCCCTCGACGATCTCGTCCGTCACCATGCCCCACAGGGCGCGCCCGCGGCGCCGGGTGCGCGGCCCGAAGCCGGCCAGTATCGGTTCGTGGTGCTCGGCGACCGCCTCGCGCACCTCGGCCCGCAGCGCCTCCTCGTCCGCGACCACCCGGGCGCCGGGCAGCGCCGCCGCCGGGTCGTCCGGCAGACAGGCGAAGGAGACGGGCGGGCGCACGGCCATCCGCATCACCTCGCCGGTGCGGTCGTACGAGACGTCGGTCACGGGGTAGCGCGGCACCCGGCGGGTCAGGAACCACGGCACGGTGATCAGCAGACAGGCGGGCCAGGCGTACCGGTGCAGTCCGAAGCTCGCGACGACGTCCGGGCGGGCCCGGACCTCGTAGTCCCGGACGACCTGGTCGTCGTCCCAGGCCAGGAAGGTGTCCAGCTCCGCGCCGCCCGCCGCGAGCGCGGCCGCCGAGACCCAGCCGCCGCCCCGGGGAGCGGGCTCGCCGGGCGCCAGCTCCGTGACGGTCAGGCCCGGCAGGACCTCCGTGAGACGGGCGTACGCCGCCGCGGTGACCGACGGGGCTGTGGGCATACCGGAACCACCGATCCGCGAGTGTGACGTGAGGGGTGTCTGGAGGTAAGCCTAACCTTACTCATTATGTGCGGGATTTGAACTGGCGGCCAGGGGGCCTAAGGTGCTTGACGGGCGAGTAACAAGCCGCCGTAATGACCCCAAGTACCGAAACGTCCGCCGGGAGGACCCGTGAAGCAGGGCACGCAGGGCGCCGCCGCTCCGGGAATCCCCGGCATCCCCCGCGACGGGGCCGGGCGGGCGCGGGTTCCGGCGCAGGCGCGGACGTCGCCCGCCGGGGACGCGGACCGGGAGCGGTGCGAGCCGCCGGGGGCCGTGCGCGGCGAGCACACCCACAGCGAGATCCCGATCCCGCACCCGGCGCTGCCGCGTCCTGTCGTCCAGCGGGCCTCCGTGCGCGGCCAGATCCTCGACGCGCTGCGCACCGCGCTGGTCGCGGGGGACCTGCGGCCCGGCGAGGTCTACTCGGCGCCGGTGCTCGGCGAGCGCTTCGGGGTCTCCGCGACGCCGGTCCGCGAGGCGATGCAGCAGCTCGCGCTGGAGGGCGCGGTCGAGGTCGTGCCCAACCGGGGGTTCCGGGTCGTGGTGCGCGGCGTACGCGAACTCGCCGAACTCGCCGAGGTGCGGGCGCTGATCGAGGTACCGGTGATGCTCCGGCTCGCGCGGACGGTGCCGGCCGAGCGGTGGGCGGACCTGCGGCCCCTCGCGGAGGCGACGGCGCGCGCGGCGGCGAGCGGCTGCCGGGCCACGTACGCGGAGGCCGACCGGGTCTTCCACCGCGCCGTGCTCACCCTCTCGGGCAACGAGCAGCTCGTCGGCATCGCGGAGGACCTGCACCGGCGCTCCCAGTGGCCCCTCACGAACGTCCCCACCCGCCGTGACCGCGCCGACCTCCTCGCCGACGCCACGGAACACCTGGCCCTCCTCGACGCCCTCACCACCGGCGACCAGGAAACGGCCCGCACGCTGATCCAGACCCACTTCACGGCGACGGCCTGACCGCCCCATGTGACCCGACGCACGAACGCGCCGCGGGCCCCTGCCCGCTCGGCGCCTTCCGGCTGCGGACCCCCTGATCCGCCCCTTGTGCGGCGGCGCACATGGCTCGTGTCCCGCCCGTGGGCCCCGGGCCGGGAACGTCTCCTAGGCCGTAGCCGCCGGTGGTACCGACAGTTGGCGGGTCAGCCAGGTGGGGACGCCGCCCAGGAGGCGGAAGAGGCGGCGGGCCTCCTCCCGGAGGCGGGATGCCTCCGGTTCCGCCTCGGCGTCGGCCAGGGAGGCGAGGGCCGGGGCCGTGCCCACCAGGTAGCCCAACTCCTCCCGGATGCGCAGGGATTCGGCGAAGCCGTGCCGGGCCTCGGCCATCTCGCCGTCGCGCAGGGCGAGTCCCGCGAGATGGCGCCAGGTGAACGACAGCAGCAGGGAGTCGGAGTGGGCCGCGGCCGCCGCGTGCGCACGCCGGTACGCCGCCCGGGCGGCCTGCGGGGAGCGCGCGATGTTCTCCGCGAGCAGCCCGCGCCGGAAGTCCAGCAGCCCCCTCCCGGCCGCGTCCGGCGGAATCAGCGCCGCCGCCCTGCCGAGCGCCGCCCGCGCCTCGTCCACCCGGTCGCGCACCCCGTGGACCGTCGCCGCGTAGGCCAGGTGCCCGCGTTCACAAGCGGCCGCGCCCCGCTCCTCGTCGCCGTGGGCCAGCGCCTCCGCCGTGCGCAGCGCGTCCTCGGCGTCCTGCCAGCCCTGCTCGGTGTACAGACAGCGTTCCACCAGCAGGCCGGCCCGCTGGATCGCGCCCTGCGCGGTGTCCGCCGGCAGCAGCGCCGCCGCGTCGGCCCAGCAGGCCCGCGAGCGCAACCGCCACACCGCCGTCTGGAGAGGATCCTCACCTGAGGTCGTTCCGGTACCGGACATGGCGGAATGCGCCACGTTGCCCTCCCCGAGCGCGCCGTCGAGCTATGAGTGGTGGCCGCATCTCAGCACGAATCGCGGCACCGGGCCAAGGGGGCGGGTGAAGGATTTCACAAAGTCGTGGGACGTTCCGCCCTCAAGGGTTTCAACGGAGCGCGGCCCGTGTCAGCTCATCCGCAGCGCCAGGAAGAAATCCAGCTTGTCCTCGAGGCGCGACAGATCACGGCTCGTCAACTGCTCGATCCTGCCCACCCGGTAGCGCAGTGTGTTGACGTGGAGGTGCAGCCGGGCGGCGCACCGCGTCCACGAGCCGTCGCAGTCGAG encodes:
- a CDS encoding ATP-binding protein; translation: MKRQARGSGPTAIAHTSATRRNVEDDDEAGAVERASRLSRRLGRADLRAVPEARRALRELLQGWGKPGRSETAELLTSELVTNALVHTDRDAVLTATVSPAGLRVEVRDFVGRRPRPRVPIADDGTHGRGLILVQALADAWGVRPHGVGKSVWFELGAGAA
- a CDS encoding DUF2637 domain-containing protein; amino-acid sequence: MRLTDISLNWLLPGAVLLLGMLAAVAVLRRGKNSSGKDTSSDDSWERSEERRRRKEAVYGIASYVLLFCCAAVAAALSYRGLVGFGRENLSLSGGWEYLVPFGLDGAAMFCSVLAVREASHGDAALGSRILVWTFAGAAAWFNWVHAPRGLGHDGAPQFFAGMSLSAAVLFDRALKQTRRAALREQGLVPRPLPQIRVVRWVRAPRETYRAWSLMLLEGVRSLDEAVEEVRDDKARKEEAKLRRREQQRVERAQLKAISRGHGRWPGRGGGGGGGARQLEAQATLERATAERVPAEPAIANSAEQLPVRNRPSLQPVRQSSDPLTVDLTAEDDTMALPRLDSLERKLKDLEQQFG
- a CDS encoding (2Fe-2S)-binding protein, producing MPTAPSVTAAAYARLTEVLPGLTVTELAPGEPAPRGGGWVSAAALAAGGAELDTFLAWDDDQVVRDYEVRARPDVVASFGLHRYAWPACLLITVPWFLTRRVPRYPVTDVSYDRTGEVMRMAVRPPVSFACLPDDPAAALPGARVVADEEALRAEVREAVAEHHEPILAGFGPRTRRRGRALWGMVTDEIVEGLWYVAELLGPEEQERARRELELLLPGSTRPYVGSAAFRELTAPDGRALPTRDRASCCMFYTVRPEDTCDTCPRTCDADRVAKLTLATAG
- a CDS encoding GntR family transcriptional regulator, with the translated sequence MKQGTQGAAAPGIPGIPRDGAGRARVPAQARTSPAGDADRERCEPPGAVRGEHTHSEIPIPHPALPRPVVQRASVRGQILDALRTALVAGDLRPGEVYSAPVLGERFGVSATPVREAMQQLALEGAVEVVPNRGFRVVVRGVRELAELAEVRALIEVPVMLRLARTVPAERWADLRPLAEATARAAASGCRATYAEADRVFHRAVLTLSGNEQLVGIAEDLHRRSQWPLTNVPTRRDRADLLADATEHLALLDALTTGDQETARTLIQTHFTATA